Genomic window (Vitis riparia cultivar Riparia Gloire de Montpellier isolate 1030 chromosome 4, EGFV_Vit.rip_1.0, whole genome shotgun sequence):
AGACATGGTTGTTGATAAGTATAAACTAAAGCAATTCAAGAAGTCATTTCACTTATTAAAAGATAGAAACAAAGAGCCAGTGAGCACCTTATGTAAAGTTCCATAAGACGGTCTATCTTTTCACACTCATTTTCCACAAACTTACTTAACAATCTATCCCTTCTAGAACCCCTCAAGATTCCACCTGCAAAGGACATACCCGATAAACTCAATTGACTGTTATCATTATAGATGAAAAGAATGCACTTACAAACTATGAAACTAATGGATAGTGCATGCTAATGAATAAATccaatataatacaaatttacaTGCTTCTATATTTAGGTAATGAAATTCTACCAGTTGAGCACAAAATGATGAAGACAATATTCCTCTTCAGAgtatatgaatatttatataaataagaaactaTGAGTCATGATATTCACTTGCCTTCTTACCAAATAATGATGCAATCAATGATATAATACGCTCTTCTAACTCTTCTTGGTAGCGttctttcttattcttcttgCTCATAGGAATCTGAAAAAAGACATgaataaatcataaaatcataACCTTCCAATTGGACAAAATCaagcaattaaaatatatatatatatatatatacatataacaaTATGCAACAAATGCAACAAATGCAACTAATGCAACTATATTAAAAAGCGCCAAAAATGAGGCAACAAAGTACACAAAATGTATATACAAAACAAGCCAAAAAGCACATTGAACCAGAGAGAACACAAAAACACACTCTCTCTTAACAAGAATCCAACCactctacaaaatcaaataaagacatGAACCTATCTCTATGTACATCTtcacccattaaaaaaaatacttaggaaaaaatcttcaaataatgaTGTGAATGCTCTTCATTCTCAAACGACCTTTGACACAAAGGGACCATGCCACTCTAGGAAAGCCTCCTTAACTGTAGCAGCTTGCACCCATTGGAtaccaaaaagagcaaacaGNNNNNNNNNNNNNNNNNNNNNNNNNNNNNNNNNNNNNNNNNNNNNNNNNNNNNNNNNNNNNNNNNNNNNNNNNNNNNNNNNNNNNNNNNNNNNNNNNNNNtttattttaaaaaaatgagtttgaaaactTTGGAAATCTCTTTGAGAAtggtatttcaaaataaataaataaataaataatttaaaataataataataaaaaaaacaaataaataaataaattttgaattttggaaaatgggaattttgagaatgaattttgaaaattaaaattaaaaaattgaaaatttggaaggattattttgaaaaatgaaaattcggaaaattaaattttaaaaattgtaatttggaaaattgggacttcgagaatggaatttcggaaaattaaactaaaaaaatgaaattttggaaaattatttcgaaatagaaatttttttggaaattggaatttttgaaaatcgaaACGTGAAgatcaaagttttgaaaattatattttttgatgtatgagaataaaaataaaaataataaataaacatatggTACGTAGTCGGTGGGAATGtgggccaatcttcactattttccgatagcccccgaaaattgaatttgacaaaggatgaccaaagtgataaaccgaaaccttagatcttacaagcactgaaactttaacaacatttaatcttaagataaacttaatcaagcactaaatattatgcGACCTTTAAAATAGTACAACGATACGTATCAACTAATATTGACGATTTGGAGTCATAAATTTAATCGACTAACtaacaaatgaataataaaacaacaaacacataaaataaataaaattaatcaaaactaaaatgaactatttttttaagCACAAAATGACAACCTGGGGATAGATTAAACTAATAGCCTACAATttgaaagcatagaattaatagaaaaatggaattaaaaaatcttaacataaactaaacaatatgaaatcaatcgaattaattaaaaccctaaagaaTATCAACTCAAGCAGGATCaatcaaactaaaataattttttttctttatttattttaaaacatgatataTCAATGCGAATGGaataaattaaccaacttaaattctaaaattaataaactaaaagaatgaatcatgaattaaatttaacaacctTAGATATGAACAGATGTGACATGGAAAcaattgaactaataaactgaattttaataatatctaaactaaaagataaattaaaactaaactaaaagaaattatgaatttcctaattgaGAACCAAAATAGTGccaatcaaaattctaat
Coding sequences:
- the LOC117912352 gene encoding beta-catenin-like protein 1 isoform X2, with amino-acid sequence MSKKNKKERYQEELEERIISLIASLFGGILRGSRRDRLLSKFVENECEKIDRLMELYIRYSDRVKAETKRMNQLKLDDLEMDEDERYNRRLEAGLYTLQESPDASEN